In one Moritella sp. 5 genomic region, the following are encoded:
- the narL gene encoding two-component system response regulator NarL has translation MLDNSYTILVVDDHPLMRKGIVQLLTLEEKFNVIGEASDGVEAITLAKQHEPDLVLLDLNMKGMSGLDTLKALRSEELSSRVVILTVSDNKQDVIKLINAGADGYLLKDSEPDLLLEQLQDVLSGQQALSESLLGYLDCLHEDNNFEEKLAKLTKRENQILLEISKGYSNKHVASNLHISEGTVKVHVKSLLKKLEASSRVEAAVMYLEFNKTSA, from the coding sequence ATGCTTGACAATAGTTACACAATTTTAGTTGTTGATGATCATCCACTAATGCGTAAAGGGATAGTTCAACTTCTTACATTAGAAGAAAAGTTTAATGTTATTGGTGAAGCCAGTGATGGTGTGGAAGCTATCACGCTTGCTAAACAGCATGAACCGGATCTTGTTCTACTTGATCTGAACATGAAAGGCATGTCAGGCTTAGATACGTTAAAAGCGCTTCGCTCTGAAGAGTTGAGCTCTCGCGTTGTTATTTTAACAGTTTCTGATAACAAACAAGACGTGATTAAACTAATCAATGCGGGTGCAGATGGCTACTTATTAAAAGATTCGGAACCGGATCTGTTACTAGAGCAATTACAAGACGTATTATCTGGTCAACAGGCTCTTTCTGAAAGCTTACTAGGCTATTTAGACTGCCTACATGAAGATAATAACTTTGAAGAAAAGCTAGCTAAGCTAACTAAACGCGAAAACCAAATCTTACTTGAAATCTCAAAAGGCTACAGCAACAAACATGTTGCAAGTAACCTGCATATTTCAGAAGGGACTGTAAAAGTTCACGTTAAAAGTTTATTGAAGAAACTAGAAGCAAGTTCACGTGTTGAAGCTGCTGTTATGTATCTTGAATTTAATAAAACTAGCGCGTAA
- a CDS encoding LON peptidase substrate-binding domain-containing protein, producing the protein MQSTQLALFPLPSHILPNGRLPLRIIEERYIRMIKDNAKTMIGFGIVMIDSKQTGPFGRISPIGTHVKIVDFYPLDDGFLGIIVEGVDRFIIDDIAVEDDGLKIAEIHYISNWPDQNITEQDRYLTDKLTDIFNQHPDLDELYYSKEMDNASWISQRWLELLPIPVERKQFLLQQANCTHTLQVLKELIPI; encoded by the coding sequence TTGCAATCAACTCAACTCGCATTATTCCCGTTACCCTCTCATATACTCCCTAATGGTCGACTTCCTTTACGTATCATTGAAGAACGCTATATACGCATGATCAAAGACAACGCTAAGACAATGATAGGGTTTGGTATCGTTATGATTGACTCTAAACAGACTGGTCCATTTGGGCGTATATCACCTATCGGCACACACGTTAAAATTGTTGATTTTTACCCTCTCGATGATGGTTTCCTTGGCATTATTGTGGAAGGTGTTGATCGTTTCATCATCGATGATATAGCCGTCGAAGATGATGGATTAAAAATAGCCGAAATCCATTACATATCTAATTGGCCAGATCAAAACATCACTGAACAAGATCGCTACTTAACTGACAAACTAACGGATATATTCAATCAACATCCAGATCTGGATGAGTTGTACTACTCAAAAGAAATGGATAATGCAAGCTGGATATCACAACGCTGGTTAGAACTATTACCAATACCAGTTGAGCGAAAACAATTTTTATTACAACAAGCTAACTGCACCCATACATTACAAGTCTTAAAAGAACTTATTCCAATATAG
- the yvcK gene encoding uridine diphosphate-N-acetylglucosamine-binding protein YvcK: MLQKSLSDLDKVVAIGGGHGLGRVLSSLSFLGSRLTGIVTTTDNGGSTGRLRSSENCIAWGDVRNCINQLVTQPDIGSLLFEYRFKNEGELKNHNLGNLMLVALDNLCVRPLDAVNLIRNMLHIECQLIPMSEQPSDLIAVTPCGNDVHGEVSVDKMHEFPNQLTVHPNVAATFEAVQAIEKADLILLGPGSFLTSIMPPLLLKDIQKALRRSNAKVIYLGNLQQEIGPASKIPLQERLQWCEKKLGFPIISAVIEDIDKQSKLTYPTYTHDLREDVNKYYHDRVKLKEAIESVVNHILTPAH; this comes from the coding sequence ATGTTGCAAAAATCACTTTCAGATCTCGATAAAGTTGTCGCAATCGGCGGCGGTCATGGACTAGGTCGAGTGCTATCTTCCCTTTCTTTTTTAGGGTCAAGATTAACGGGTATAGTAACAACAACAGATAATGGTGGTTCAACAGGGCGACTTAGAAGTTCTGAGAACTGCATCGCTTGGGGAGATGTTCGTAACTGTATTAATCAGCTAGTAACCCAACCTGATATAGGTTCTTTGCTTTTTGAATATCGCTTTAAGAACGAAGGTGAACTAAAAAATCATAACTTAGGTAACCTAATGCTGGTTGCTTTAGATAACCTCTGTGTGCGTCCGCTAGACGCTGTAAATCTTATTCGTAATATGCTACATATCGAATGTCAACTGATCCCAATGTCAGAACAGCCAAGTGATTTAATCGCAGTCACACCTTGTGGTAACGATGTGCATGGTGAAGTGTCTGTCGATAAGATGCATGAGTTTCCAAATCAATTAACCGTACACCCAAATGTTGCAGCAACATTTGAAGCCGTACAGGCAATTGAGAAAGCTGATTTAATATTATTAGGCCCGGGGTCGTTTCTAACCAGTATCATGCCTCCGCTGTTGCTTAAAGATATACAAAAAGCGTTACGTAGAAGCAATGCAAAAGTGATTTACTTAGGTAATTTACAACAAGAGATAGGTCCGGCATCAAAAATACCCCTGCAAGAACGCTTACAGTGGTGTGAAAAAAAACTTGGTTTTCCAATCATTAGTGCCGTTATAGAGGATATAGATAAACAGTCAAAACTGACTTATCCTACCTATACCCATGACTTACGTGAAGACGTTAATAAATACTATCACGATCGTGTTAAATTAAAAGAAGCAATTGAATCGGTTGTTAATCACATCTTAACGCCAGCGCATTGA
- a CDS encoding Hpt domain-containing protein, with protein MENTVINETVFSQLLVDVGEDMLPALVAVFNEETTERINDLQALILDIDNNKVAQSCHSIKSSAGTYGALLVQQHAEELEIMAKSNHTEEVQAKLPLLIHSLEDAINALALRCD; from the coding sequence ATGGAAAACACAGTTATTAATGAAACGGTATTTTCTCAGCTGTTAGTTGATGTAGGTGAAGACATGTTACCTGCGTTGGTCGCTGTTTTTAATGAAGAAACTACGGAGCGTATTAATGACTTACAAGCATTAATACTGGATATTGATAATAATAAAGTGGCACAAAGTTGTCATAGCATAAAAAGTAGTGCCGGCACATATGGGGCGTTATTAGTGCAGCAGCATGCTGAAGAGTTAGAGATTATGGCAAAATCGAATCATACCGAAGAAGTACAAGCGAAATTGCCTTTACTAATACATAGTCTCGAAGATGCAATCAATGCGCTGGCGTTAAGATGTGATTAA
- a CDS encoding SpoIIE family protein phosphatase gives MKTQLFAKQYPLKLDSISEVRRLLTTLCQQLALEQAEIDRVTLVLAEYLSNLYFHNQGTVNWFSIELAGVKSNWYFEISDSGDSFDPYKVNVRDIFNGELLTGGMGLALIQKNNHNGHYESENGINKFTCPLKEQKKKLSVVIVDDDQTLLWAYKGYLQHDFVVHIFSAAVLALKYIQHEGCDLIIADIHMPEMSGFEFRLKVESFEKGALTPFVFLTGDDNLSVQEQAAEVSIDDYLIKPITKTPLLAVCNRVIRRTNQLALHYQQRIVESLCRPFKPSLPPKSGDWNFSLAHTPASEGGGDFVFFHDYGESKLLILGDIMGHGPVAKFHSFAIMGYLEGLITSIPTCPGVLLAGLSSRLYLNQLLESSMLTCIVIKLTGNKCEIATAGHPQPYLLNDVGYKAIDCKGTVLGLLPDEGYAAVTVELKEGEKLFFYSDGIFENIDRNCDCIDNILDGIKGTTAQYVLDQLWLRFESLLPGKLQDDATAIIIDLNNK, from the coding sequence ATGAAAACACAACTGTTTGCAAAGCAATATCCATTAAAACTGGATTCAATTAGTGAGGTTCGGCGTCTCTTAACGACATTATGCCAACAGCTCGCTCTTGAACAAGCTGAAATTGACCGTGTAACGTTAGTGTTAGCAGAATACCTTTCTAATCTTTATTTTCATAACCAAGGTACAGTTAACTGGTTCAGTATTGAGCTCGCTGGAGTTAAAAGTAATTGGTATTTTGAAATATCAGATAGTGGTGATAGTTTTGATCCCTACAAAGTTAATGTTCGCGATATTTTTAATGGTGAGCTATTAACGGGCGGTATGGGATTAGCTTTAATTCAGAAGAATAACCACAATGGTCATTACGAGAGCGAGAATGGAATTAATAAATTCACTTGCCCCTTAAAGGAACAGAAAAAAAAGCTAAGTGTTGTTATTGTTGATGATGATCAAACCCTATTGTGGGCATATAAAGGCTATTTGCAACATGATTTTGTCGTGCATATTTTTTCAGCCGCGGTATTAGCACTTAAATATATTCAGCATGAAGGCTGCGATCTTATTATTGCCGATATTCACATGCCGGAAATGTCAGGATTTGAGTTTAGGCTGAAAGTGGAGTCTTTTGAGAAGGGAGCGTTGACACCGTTTGTATTCTTAACTGGTGATGATAATCTGTCAGTGCAAGAACAAGCCGCGGAAGTTTCTATTGATGATTATTTAATTAAGCCGATAACTAAAACACCGTTACTTGCAGTTTGTAACCGTGTTATACGTCGTACAAATCAACTGGCATTGCATTATCAGCAACGTATTGTGGAGTCACTCTGTCGACCATTTAAACCGTCACTGCCACCAAAGTCTGGTGACTGGAATTTCTCACTTGCTCATACGCCAGCAAGTGAAGGTGGCGGTGACTTTGTTTTTTTTCATGATTATGGTGAAAGTAAATTACTCATTTTAGGCGATATTATGGGGCATGGGCCTGTCGCTAAATTTCATAGTTTTGCGATAATGGGCTATTTAGAGGGGCTAATTACATCTATACCTACTTGTCCTGGTGTTCTATTAGCTGGCTTGTCTAGCAGGTTATACTTAAATCAGTTACTAGAGTCCAGTATGTTAACTTGTATTGTTATAAAGTTGACAGGAAACAAATGTGAAATCGCCACCGCGGGGCATCCACAGCCTTATCTATTGAATGACGTTGGATACAAAGCAATTGATTGTAAAGGCACTGTATTGGGACTCTTACCCGATGAAGGGTATGCCGCCGTCACAGTAGAGCTAAAAGAAGGAGAAAAACTTTTTTTCTATTCAGATGGCATTTTTGAGAATATAGATAGGAATTGTGATTGTATTGACAATATACTAGATGGAATTAAAGGAACGACAGCTCAATATGTATTAGATCAACTATGGTTACGTTTTGAATCACTTTTACCCGGAAAGTTACAGGATGATGCCACTGCAATTATCATTGATCTAAACAATAAATGA
- a CDS encoding chromosome partitioning protein, with translation MNILPETFVEIEQIYQLIANENIKSLAINCSQGKEGGTELVLALARRHKVAGSKVLIVDLNTFKPAITNEYINETKSWSLDDMGSQTACIAKFTDMIDILPAPKSEQDQNISFRDEKKIKDAIEYWLQHYNFIIFDTCAITRTNFSNIPGEVIARGCDASLLVVAPGISLESSVVKTIKIFKYNHVKLLGTVINDVKCPPLDMQLRNSVRRRLHGFPIFKQWLLNRISNVELLKGKFGR, from the coding sequence ATGAATATCTTACCAGAAACGTTTGTTGAAATTGAGCAGATTTATCAGTTAATTGCGAACGAAAATATCAAGTCATTAGCAATAAATTGTTCTCAAGGAAAAGAAGGTGGAACTGAATTAGTTCTAGCATTAGCTCGGCGTCATAAAGTGGCGGGGAGTAAGGTGCTGATTGTGGATCTTAATACATTTAAACCTGCAATTACCAATGAGTATATTAATGAAACAAAATCATGGTCTCTCGACGATATGGGTTCACAAACGGCTTGTATAGCAAAGTTTACTGACATGATTGATATTTTACCTGCGCCAAAAAGTGAACAAGATCAAAATATTAGCTTTCGAGATGAAAAAAAGATAAAAGATGCTATCGAATACTGGTTGCAGCACTATAATTTTATTATATTTGATACATGTGCAATCACGCGAACTAATTTTTCCAATATACCAGGCGAAGTTATTGCTAGAGGATGTGATGCCAGTTTACTTGTTGTTGCTCCTGGTATCTCGCTCGAGAGTTCGGTTGTAAAAACAATAAAAATTTTTAAATATAATCATGTTAAATTGCTTGGCACTGTGATTAATGATGTCAAATGTCCACCGTTGGATATGCAATTAAGAAATTCAGTGCGCAGACGATTACATGGCTTTCCGATATTCAAACAATGGTTACTTAATCGGATTTCAAACGTGGAATTATTAAAAGGTAAATTTGGCCGCTGA
- a CDS encoding SLBB domain-containing protein, translating into MKMVFFCFALLFTSPLALGENEFIDSGDQLFIFMPGEEDFEKPFQVDASGFIQLPEIGKLHVKGKTLTVVLEEMKVLLSVVFRDISKLYIEFRAREKLVTVLGYVNDPREVVLPELGNVQMALNKAGGMLAGAQLDNMQLQRGAEVIIFNFKRYLETGDENELPALKSGDIIFVPSSPLTGNVQMTFDARSLKQGGDASDTQKAVTVFGEVNAPGTFSYVPGMTIIESLMKANGVTRYANVGKIRVMGSKAPQTFDLKLYLDTGDMAKLPKINPGTTIFVPIQVEDIKVGLQVVYVMGQVNKPGAFEGRKGITFMDMLANAGGPNRYADTQQIRVLKENGETFRFDLKKYSDDPENNPFPVIEGGDVIFLPEKADMVEKSWLVESHDEAIKIIGAVKNPGRYQWDDDMTFLDLLGHAEGPTEKADLSKVMIVGNDGLGERLFFDLDKFMKVGGDYLILPQLSAGDTVMFTELPDDPTDNKSKWIKQESESSIYILGAVGAPGRYAFNSQLDFLDLLSAADGPTNDADIKHIKVTHRNKRYAKSSTLDLDMYFETGDESLLPQVLPGDTIYIPAKSEQGELNNTVNIVQVLGAVHNPGRYKYDSSLDVVGILTMAGGPTTEAYIDRIIILTKRGEMKHSARTFNMKHYLTQPDYRDIPIIHAGDTIYIPNEKESNWSQLLDILGSALSVVTLFIVGSSL; encoded by the coding sequence ATGAAAATGGTATTTTTTTGTTTTGCTTTATTATTCACATCTCCTCTCGCTTTAGGTGAAAATGAATTCATTGATTCGGGTGATCAATTATTTATTTTTATGCCAGGTGAGGAGGACTTTGAAAAACCATTTCAAGTTGACGCAAGTGGTTTTATTCAATTGCCTGAAATTGGGAAGTTACATGTAAAAGGCAAAACCTTGACTGTCGTGTTAGAAGAGATGAAGGTATTGCTTAGTGTCGTATTCCGGGATATATCAAAGTTATATATTGAGTTTAGAGCACGAGAAAAATTAGTCACGGTGTTAGGTTATGTGAATGATCCTCGTGAAGTCGTATTACCAGAACTTGGTAATGTACAGATGGCATTGAATAAAGCCGGGGGGATGCTGGCTGGTGCACAGCTCGATAATATGCAACTGCAACGAGGCGCTGAAGTTATCATATTTAACTTCAAGCGTTATTTAGAAACGGGTGATGAAAATGAACTTCCTGCATTGAAATCTGGCGATATTATATTTGTCCCATCATCGCCATTGACCGGTAATGTACAGATGACCTTTGATGCGAGGTCACTAAAGCAAGGCGGAGACGCAAGCGACACTCAAAAAGCCGTGACGGTTTTCGGTGAGGTCAATGCGCCTGGCACATTTTCCTATGTGCCGGGTATGACCATTATCGAAAGTTTGATGAAAGCGAATGGCGTTACGCGTTATGCTAATGTGGGTAAAATCAGAGTCATGGGGAGTAAGGCTCCACAAACATTTGATTTAAAGTTATATCTTGATACAGGGGATATGGCTAAGTTACCCAAAATAAACCCCGGTACGACTATTTTTGTGCCTATTCAGGTTGAGGACATCAAAGTTGGCTTACAGGTTGTGTACGTGATGGGGCAAGTGAATAAACCGGGCGCTTTTGAAGGTCGTAAGGGGATCACCTTCATGGACATGTTAGCAAATGCCGGCGGGCCGAATAGATATGCTGATACTCAGCAAATTAGAGTGCTTAAAGAAAATGGTGAAACATTCCGCTTTGATTTAAAAAAATATTCAGATGATCCTGAAAATAACCCATTTCCTGTTATTGAGGGGGGGGATGTGATTTTCTTACCTGAAAAAGCCGATATGGTTGAAAAATCATGGCTCGTTGAATCACACGATGAGGCAATAAAAATTATTGGCGCGGTCAAAAATCCAGGTCGTTATCAATGGGATGATGACATGACATTCCTTGATCTACTTGGCCATGCTGAGGGACCAACCGAGAAGGCTGATTTATCAAAAGTAATGATTGTTGGTAATGATGGTTTAGGTGAACGTCTGTTTTTCGATTTAGATAAATTCATGAAAGTTGGTGGTGATTATTTAATTCTGCCGCAGTTATCTGCGGGTGATACAGTCATGTTTACGGAGCTACCGGATGATCCAACAGATAATAAATCAAAGTGGATAAAACAAGAATCTGAATCTTCTATATATATTCTTGGTGCAGTCGGTGCGCCAGGCCGGTATGCATTTAACAGTCAATTAGATTTCTTAGATTTATTATCTGCAGCTGATGGTCCGACTAATGATGCAGACATTAAGCATATTAAAGTAACACATCGTAATAAACGCTATGCAAAATCATCAACGCTGGATCTCGACATGTATTTTGAGACTGGAGACGAAAGTCTTTTACCACAAGTACTACCAGGAGATACGATTTATATTCCAGCTAAGAGTGAACAAGGGGAATTAAATAATACGGTTAATATTGTGCAGGTATTAGGTGCTGTGCATAACCCTGGCCGTTATAAATATGATTCTTCACTGGATGTAGTTGGTATATTAACAATGGCTGGAGGACCTACCACAGAAGCTTATATTGATCGTATTATTATTTTGACTAAACGTGGAGAAATGAAGCATAGTGCACGTACTTTTAATATGAAGCATTATCTTACTCAACCTGACTATAGAGATATCCCGATTATTCATGCTGGTGACACTATATATATCCCTAATGAGAAAGAGTCTAACTGGAGCCAGTTATTGGATATATTAGGGAGTGCGTTAAGTGTCGTTACGCTCTTTATTGTTGGTTCTTCATTATGA